One Paenibacillus sp. FSL W8-0186 genomic window carries:
- a CDS encoding prolipoprotein diacylglyceryl transferase family protein, with translation MEFPVYIHIGGLRIHPHFLFESLAYFIGFRIYVWRRKKSDISTVNMFWLIVGAALGASLGSKLLFWLENPAWLLSISEHWRELFGGKTIVGGLLGGLIGVELTKKLVGITRSTGDEFAFPLIIAMAIGRIGCFLTGLDDHTHGTPTAWITGFDYGDGVLRHPTQLYEIGFLFFLAFALFAAKKTSAARRQELPNGLIYIWFMFGYLAFRFVIDFIKPTPHPYFGLNNIQLACVLGMMYFAYRMFAVSRNANILKGSHAS, from the coding sequence TTGGAGTTTCCCGTCTACATACATATCGGCGGATTGCGGATTCACCCTCATTTCTTGTTTGAATCACTCGCCTATTTCATCGGCTTCCGGATCTATGTTTGGCGGCGCAAAAAAAGCGACATCTCAACGGTCAACATGTTCTGGCTGATCGTCGGCGCGGCGCTCGGCGCTTCCCTGGGCTCCAAGCTGCTCTTTTGGCTGGAGAATCCGGCATGGCTGCTGTCCATATCGGAACACTGGAGAGAGCTGTTCGGAGGCAAGACGATCGTCGGCGGACTGCTGGGCGGATTGATTGGTGTCGAGCTGACCAAGAAACTTGTAGGCATTACGCGTTCAACCGGGGACGAATTTGCATTTCCCCTGATCATCGCGATGGCGATTGGGCGGATCGGCTGTTTCTTGACCGGCCTGGATGATCATACGCATGGCACGCCAACGGCCTGGATTACGGGTTTCGACTACGGGGACGGAGTATTGAGGCATCCGACACAATTGTATGAAATTGGATTTCTGTTTTTTCTGGCCTTTGCGCTGTTTGCGGCGAAGAAGACAAGCGCTGCACGCAGGCAAGAGCTGCCCAATGGCCTGATCTACATATGGTTCATGTTCGGGTATTTAGCGTTCCGCTTCGTCATTGACTTTATTAAGCCGACGCCGCATCCTTATTTCGGACTGAATAATATCCAGCTAGCCTGCGTGCTCGGTATGATGTATTTTGCGTATCGCATGTTCGCGGTTAGCCGTAATGCGAATATTCTGAAAGGGAGCCATGCCTCATGA
- a CDS encoding LUD domain-containing protein, with protein MEAQSRAKQEQFMNRIAQRLNRPRMTERPGQPFRGAPDFWRTFEWNEQERIERFTQNFLSVGGHVERLGSMEEASDFIAAKARELGANYIVRQQESALEQLGLEAKLAQAQVSAWNSDGSGPDFWKARAAEADIGVVMADYAVAYTGSVAVLSSPHKGRSVSLLPTVLMILIPAERLKTRLGEVLPEFDELGQGRLPAGIHFISGPSRSSDIENDLTIGVHGPGIVYALIVG; from the coding sequence ATGGAAGCCCAGTCAAGAGCCAAGCAGGAGCAGTTCATGAACCGCATCGCCCAGCGGCTCAACCGGCCGCGAATGACGGAGAGGCCAGGGCAGCCCTTCCGCGGGGCACCTGACTTCTGGCGTACGTTCGAATGGAACGAGCAGGAACGCATCGAGCGGTTCACGCAAAATTTCCTGAGCGTCGGCGGCCATGTCGAGCGATTGGGTTCGATGGAGGAGGCCAGCGACTTTATCGCGGCCAAAGCCCGCGAGCTCGGCGCGAATTACATCGTCAGGCAGCAGGAATCCGCATTGGAGCAGCTCGGCCTAGAAGCGAAGCTCGCGCAAGCTCAGGTATCCGCTTGGAATTCCGATGGTTCCGGGCCTGACTTTTGGAAAGCGCGTGCCGCCGAAGCCGACATCGGAGTTGTCATGGCTGATTACGCTGTCGCTTACACGGGCTCTGTGGCCGTTTTGTCCTCTCCGCATAAAGGACGTTCCGTAAGCCTGCTGCCAACGGTGCTTATGATCCTCATTCCCGCCGAACGGTTAAAGACGAGACTGGGAGAGGTCCTGCCTGAGTTCGATGAGCTAGGCCAGGGTCGGCTGCCCGCCGGTATTCATTTCATCTCAGGGCCGAGCCGTTCCTCGGATATCGAGAATGATCTGACGATTGGCGTGCATGGCCCAGGAATTGTGTATGCCTTGATTGTTGGGTGA
- a CDS encoding LutB/LldF family L-lactate oxidation iron-sulfur protein, translated as MSTTNPMAVDVKKRAELALNDDFLRKAVRFTTERLKNGKLSAAEELSNWEAWRERGREIRLHTIAHLDYYLNLFVDNARSNGVHIHFADNSAEAVQISLEIARQKQAKSAVKSKSMVTEELHLNEALAGEGIDAIETDLGEYIIQLAGEGPSHIVIPAIHKNRYQIAELLSKEAGEPLAADTTVLAGFVRKKLREKFLEADLGITGCNFAIAETGSMVLFENEGNARMVSTVPKTQITFMGMERIIPSFADLEVMATLLPRSATGQKLTMYMSCISGPRRTQDADGPDEMHIIIVDNGRSLQLGDPEFQELLNCIRCGACLNACPVYRHIGGHAYGGTYSGPIGAVLTPALNGNVSEWNDIASASSLCGACYEACPVKIPLHDMLVSLRRRKVEQGQGNKLETAGMKGFAAVAANSKRFAAAVRAAQIGQKAIVRDGGIPLKLGPLKGWNSYRIAPSVAKQTFRQRWAELEHELQEMGGWRDPHPADHGQKEAEGDGLRTAADGAAARSVDAAIRERMERIIRQRQQGGDQN; from the coding sequence ATGAGCACGACGAATCCGATGGCGGTTGACGTGAAGAAGAGAGCCGAACTGGCGTTGAACGATGATTTTCTGCGCAAAGCGGTTCGTTTTACGACGGAGCGGCTCAAAAACGGCAAGCTAAGCGCCGCCGAAGAGCTCAGCAATTGGGAAGCGTGGCGCGAAAGAGGGCGTGAGATCCGGCTGCATACGATCGCTCACCTGGACTATTATTTGAACTTGTTCGTGGATAACGCCCGCAGTAACGGGGTGCATATTCATTTTGCGGATAATTCCGCGGAGGCTGTGCAGATCTCTTTGGAGATCGCCAGGCAAAAGCAGGCGAAAAGCGCAGTGAAATCAAAGTCTATGGTTACCGAAGAGCTGCATTTGAACGAGGCGCTGGCCGGAGAAGGCATCGACGCGATCGAGACGGATTTGGGCGAATATATTATCCAGCTGGCTGGAGAAGGGCCTTCCCATATCGTTATTCCTGCGATTCATAAAAACCGGTATCAAATTGCCGAGCTCCTCTCGAAGGAGGCTGGTGAGCCGCTGGCTGCCGATACGACCGTGCTCGCCGGCTTCGTGCGCAAAAAGCTGCGCGAGAAGTTCCTGGAAGCCGATCTAGGCATTACCGGCTGCAACTTTGCCATCGCGGAGACGGGCTCGATGGTGCTCTTCGAAAACGAAGGCAACGCGCGTATGGTGTCTACGGTTCCCAAGACGCAAATTACGTTTATGGGCATGGAGCGGATAATTCCGTCCTTTGCGGATTTGGAAGTGATGGCGACTCTGCTGCCGCGTTCGGCGACGGGACAGAAGCTGACGATGTACATGTCATGCATTTCAGGCCCGCGGCGGACGCAGGATGCGGACGGCCCGGATGAAATGCATATCATTATCGTCGATAACGGGCGTTCCTTGCAGCTAGGCGATCCGGAGTTCCAGGAGCTGCTGAACTGCATCCGCTGCGGCGCCTGCCTGAACGCCTGTCCCGTCTACCGCCACATCGGCGGCCATGCCTACGGCGGCACGTACAGCGGCCCGATCGGCGCCGTGCTGACCCCAGCCTTGAACGGTAACGTCAGCGAGTGGAATGATATCGCCAGTGCATCGAGCCTGTGCGGGGCCTGTTACGAGGCTTGTCCGGTGAAAATACCGCTGCATGACATGCTCGTCTCCTTGCGGCGGCGCAAGGTGGAGCAGGGGCAGGGGAATAAACTGGAGACGGCTGGCATGAAGGGCTTTGCCGCGGTTGCCGCCAATTCCAAACGGTTTGCCGCTGCCGTCAGGGCGGCACAAATCGGCCAAAAGGCGATCGTCCGTGATGGCGGCATTCCGCTAAAGCTTGGGCCGTTAAAGGGCTGGAACAGCTATCGTATCGCACCATCTGTCGCCAAGCAGACCTTCCGGCAGCGCTGGGCTGAATTGGAGCATGAGCTGCAGGAAATGGGCGGATGGCGTGATCCCCACCCAGCGGATCATGGGCAGAAAGAGGCTGAAGGTGACGGCTTGAGAACAGCCGCAGATGGCGCAGCCGCCCGTTCGGTGGATGCGGCGATCCGTGAGCGGATGGAGCGTATCATCCGGCAGCGGCAGCAGGGAGGGGATCAGAATTGA
- a CDS encoding (Fe-S)-binding protein, whose amino-acid sequence MKVSLFITCLSDVIYPQVGEAIVRILARYGVQVDFPETQTCCGQPSYNSGYWEETRTAARTLLQAFDDSDFVVSPSGSCTYMIHHYSELFKDEPEWLDKAKRLQEKTYEFTQFLVKVLGITDVGARFPHKVTYHPSCHGSRLLGVKEEPMQLLSNVKDLQFVPLPYAEDCCGFGGTFAIKMPDISGAMVTEKAEHVKESEAEVLVGLDMACLMNIAGHLRYRNEPVRVMHLAELLYEGMRVT is encoded by the coding sequence ATGAAAGTATCCTTATTTATCACTTGCCTTAGCGACGTCATATATCCGCAAGTCGGCGAAGCGATCGTGCGCATCCTTGCCCGGTACGGCGTTCAGGTGGACTTCCCTGAAACCCAGACCTGCTGCGGGCAGCCTTCTTATAACAGCGGATACTGGGAGGAGACGCGAACCGCTGCCCGAACGCTGCTGCAGGCTTTTGATGACAGTGATTTTGTCGTATCGCCTTCGGGCTCATGCACTTATATGATCCATCATTACAGCGAGCTGTTCAAAGACGAGCCCGAGTGGCTGGACAAAGCGAAGCGCCTGCAGGAGAAAACCTACGAGTTCACGCAGTTCCTCGTGAAGGTGCTCGGCATTACCGATGTCGGCGCAAGGTTCCCGCATAAGGTCACCTATCATCCTTCCTGCCACGGCAGCAGGCTGCTCGGGGTGAAGGAGGAGCCGATGCAGCTTCTCAGCAATGTGAAGGATTTGCAATTCGTGCCGCTGCCGTATGCCGAGGACTGCTGCGGGTTCGGAGGCACGTTCGCGATTAAAATGCCCGATATCTCCGGCGCCATGGTCACCGAGAAGGCGGAGCATGTGAAGGAGAGCGAAGCTGAGGTGCTCGTCGGGCTGGACATGGCCTGTCTTATGAACATCGCGGGCCATTTGCGCTACCGCAATGAACCGGTGCGGGTGATGCACCTCGCGGAGCTGCTCTATGAAGGGATGCGGGTAACATGA
- a CDS encoding DeoR/GlpR family DNA-binding transcription regulator: MLVAERYEYIVQMINEKGSMRVSELSELCGVTEETIRRDLDRLEQAGRLRRSHGGAVSIKPKGDVPEIPYAEREITHAEQKMRIADEAVKRIQPNERILLDASTTAWYMASKLPDIPLTVLTNSIRVATELSGKEKIEVISTGGLLASRSMSFVGPLAERSLESYYVDKMFLSCKGVHLDRGVSESNELQARIKQKMVAIADQVILLADASKFGQQSFTHVMNLEQVSAIITDEGIAEETLAALSDRSISVTVV, from the coding sequence ATGCTGGTAGCTGAACGCTATGAATACATCGTACAGATGATCAATGAGAAGGGAAGCATGCGGGTCTCGGAGCTTAGCGAGCTGTGCGGCGTTACCGAGGAGACGATTCGGCGCGATCTCGACCGCTTGGAGCAGGCCGGGCGGCTTCGGCGCTCCCATGGTGGAGCCGTGAGCATCAAGCCAAAGGGAGATGTGCCGGAGATCCCTTATGCAGAACGCGAAATTACGCACGCCGAGCAGAAAATGCGGATCGCGGATGAGGCGGTCAAACGGATTCAACCGAATGAGCGCATCCTGCTGGATGCGAGCACGACCGCTTGGTATATGGCATCCAAGCTTCCGGATATCCCGCTTACCGTGCTGACCAACTCGATTCGCGTCGCTACCGAGCTTAGCGGCAAAGAGAAAATCGAAGTGATCTCCACGGGCGGGCTGCTGGCGAGCCGCTCCATGTCGTTCGTCGGCCCGCTCGCTGAGCGCTCGCTTGAATCATATTATGTAGATAAAATGTTCCTCTCCTGCAAAGGGGTTCATCTTGATCGCGGGGTCAGCGAATCGAACGAGCTGCAGGCCCGCATCAAGCAAAAGATGGTGGCTATCGCCGATCAGGTGATTCTGCTGGCCGATGCCAGCAAATTCGGGCAGCAGAGCTTTACCCATGTCATGAACCTCGAGCAGGTGAGTGCGATTATTACGGACGAGGGTATTGCGGAGGAGACGCTGGCCGCTCTATCCGACCGGTCGATATCCGTAACGGTCGTGTAA
- the rhaI gene encoding L-rhamnose isomerase, with translation MSDKAYMLFEEQQKLRGIDLEQVKTRLKKLKIETPSWGYGDSGTRFKVFQKVGVPRNPFEKFEDAAIVHRLTGLCPSVAIHIPWDHVDDYGKLRSHAEGLGLSIGAVNPNLFQDDDYMLGSVTNSDPAIRRKAANHLLECVDIAKETGSKDLSLWFADGTNYPGQGDLRKRKHWMLEALAEMYSALTPDMRMLIEYKAFEPAFYHTDIADWGMAYNYALKLGPQAEVLVDTGHHLPGANIEHIVAYLIDEKRLGGFHFNSYKYADDDLIVGSMNPYELFLIFYQIVLAANDADEEVRGTVEKIAFMIDQSHNIEQKIPAMIRSVLNVQTQYAKALLINHEEVAEAAGRGDVLGAEDAVRRAFEFDVTPLLHAVREEAGLPVDPMKAYHASGYGAGIMARGKGGASW, from the coding sequence ATGTCGGATAAAGCGTATATGTTATTTGAAGAGCAGCAGAAGCTGCGGGGGATCGATTTGGAGCAGGTAAAGACCAGGCTGAAGAAGCTAAAAATCGAAACGCCATCTTGGGGTTACGGGGATTCTGGAACGCGTTTTAAAGTGTTCCAGAAGGTTGGCGTACCGCGAAATCCGTTCGAGAAATTTGAAGATGCCGCCATCGTGCACCGCCTCACGGGGCTATGTCCTTCTGTGGCGATCCATATTCCGTGGGATCACGTCGATGATTACGGGAAACTAAGAAGCCATGCCGAGGGGCTTGGACTCTCGATCGGGGCTGTTAACCCAAATCTGTTTCAGGACGACGATTATATGCTGGGCAGCGTCACGAACAGCGATCCGGCCATTCGCCGCAAAGCGGCAAATCATTTGCTGGAATGCGTGGATATCGCCAAGGAGACAGGCTCGAAAGATCTGAGCCTGTGGTTTGCGGACGGAACAAACTACCCGGGTCAAGGCGATCTCCGCAAGCGCAAGCATTGGATGCTTGAAGCATTGGCGGAAATGTACAGCGCGCTGACGCCCGATATGCGCATGCTGATCGAATATAAAGCGTTTGAGCCGGCTTTTTACCATACAGATATCGCCGATTGGGGCATGGCTTACAACTATGCCCTCAAGCTGGGGCCGCAGGCCGAGGTTCTGGTTGACACGGGGCATCATTTGCCAGGAGCCAACATCGAGCATATCGTGGCTTATCTGATTGATGAAAAGCGGCTGGGCGGATTCCATTTTAACAGCTATAAATATGCGGACGACGATTTGATCGTCGGTTCGATGAATCCCTATGAATTGTTCCTGATTTTCTACCAAATCGTGCTTGCCGCCAATGATGCGGATGAGGAAGTGCGGGGAACGGTGGAGAAAATCGCATTTATGATCGATCAGTCCCACAACATTGAACAGAAAATACCAGCCATGATCCGCTCCGTGCTGAATGTGCAGACACAGTATGCCAAGGCGCTGCTCATCAATCACGAAGAGGTCGCGGAAGCGGCTGGGCGGGGTGATGTCCTCGGTGCGGAGGACGCGGTGCGCCGTGCGTTCGAATTCGATGTCACACCCCTGCTGCATGCAGTGCGCGAGGAAGCCGGGCTGCCGGTCGATCCGATGAAGGCCTATCATGCTTCCGGCTACGGGGCGGGGATCATGGCCAGAGGCAAGGGCGGTGCAAGCTGGTAG
- a CDS encoding bifunctional aldolase/short-chain dehydrogenase: MVQNLWDSSKASALQGGLDQLVYRSNLIGSDRRVCNWGGGNTSSKTVIKDFRGRDVEVMYVKGSGSDLATMKQGNFTGLRMEDIQPLFEREAMSDEDMVAYLVNCMIDSKHPRASIETLLHAFLPFNHVDHTHPDAIISLCCADNGKEIAKEIFGDRFVWVPYIRPGFTLSKMIAEGVLNNPKAELVLMEKHGLVTWGDTSEACYAKTIEIINEAERYIESRVNEATLFGGLVHQPLPSEERKNIAAKLMPSIRGAVSDGKKMILTFDDEEDVLAFVGSRDSAQLSQVGAACPDHLVHTKVVPLFIDWTPDASDVEGLRRKLIEGIADYKQQYKAYFERNKNEGDVMFEAAPRVILIPGLGMINTGKSWANSRVSAALYHRAIAVMRGATTLGKFVSLSENESYNVEYWPLELYKLSLAPAEAEFSRKVAFITGGAGGIGSATAWRLVSEGAHVVLADLNLEGAQQVAVEINGKFGDNVALAVKMDVTNEDMVRAAYEQAALHYGGVDIIVNNAGLATSSPFDETSLQEWNLNMNVLGTGYFLVAREAFKLMKEQALGGSMVFVGSKNSIYAGKNASAYSSVKALEAHLARCIAAEGGEYGIRVNTILPDAILQGSAIWNSNWRNERAAAYGIEPDQLEEHYRKRTTLLVNIYPQDVAEGIAFFASSKADKTTGCMLTIDGGVPAAFTR, encoded by the coding sequence ATGGTACAAAATTTATGGGATTCTTCTAAAGCATCCGCACTGCAGGGAGGACTCGACCAACTCGTTTACCGCTCCAATCTCATAGGCTCAGACCGCCGGGTGTGCAACTGGGGCGGCGGAAATACTTCAAGCAAGACCGTAATCAAGGATTTTAGAGGCCGTGACGTTGAAGTGATGTACGTCAAGGGGAGCGGTTCGGATCTTGCGACAATGAAGCAGGGAAATTTCACCGGTCTGCGTATGGAAGACATCCAGCCGTTATTCGAGCGCGAAGCAATGTCTGATGAAGACATGGTCGCCTACTTGGTAAATTGCATGATCGATTCCAAACATCCGCGCGCTTCCATCGAAACACTGCTGCATGCTTTTCTGCCGTTCAATCATGTAGACCATACGCATCCGGACGCCATTATCAGCCTGTGCTGCGCAGATAACGGCAAAGAGATTGCGAAGGAAATTTTCGGAGACCGCTTCGTTTGGGTCCCTTACATCCGACCGGGATTCACGCTGTCGAAAATGATTGCCGAGGGCGTCCTTAATAACCCTAAGGCCGAGCTTGTATTAATGGAGAAGCATGGGCTGGTTACCTGGGGTGATACCTCTGAAGCCTGCTATGCCAAGACGATCGAAATCATCAATGAAGCCGAGCGCTACATCGAGTCCCGCGTTAATGAGGCCACTTTGTTCGGCGGCTTAGTTCATCAGCCGCTGCCAAGCGAAGAGCGCAAGAACATCGCTGCCAAGCTCATGCCTTCGATTCGCGGCGCGGTCAGCGATGGCAAGAAAATGATCCTAACTTTCGACGATGAAGAGGATGTGCTCGCCTTTGTCGGCAGCAGGGATTCGGCCCAGCTGTCCCAGGTGGGGGCGGCCTGCCCGGATCATCTCGTGCACACGAAGGTTGTTCCGCTCTTTATTGACTGGACGCCGGATGCAAGCGATGTCGAAGGGCTGCGCAGGAAGCTGATTGAAGGTATCGCTGATTACAAGCAGCAGTACAAGGCCTATTTCGAGCGGAACAAGAATGAGGGCGATGTCATGTTCGAAGCAGCTCCGCGGGTTATTCTCATACCGGGACTTGGAATGATCAACACTGGCAAGAGCTGGGCCAATTCCCGAGTCAGCGCGGCCTTATACCATCGCGCGATCGCAGTTATGCGCGGTGCGACGACGCTCGGCAAGTTCGTCTCGCTCAGCGAGAACGAGTCATATAACGTAGAATATTGGCCGCTTGAGCTGTATAAGCTGTCCCTGGCCCCGGCCGAGGCGGAATTCTCCCGTAAGGTAGCATTCATTACGGGCGGAGCAGGCGGCATCGGCAGCGCGACGGCATGGCGCCTCGTTAGCGAAGGAGCGCATGTGGTGCTGGCGGATCTGAACTTGGAAGGCGCGCAGCAGGTGGCCGTGGAAATAAACGGGAAGTTCGGCGATAACGTCGCTTTGGCCGTAAAAATGGACGTCACCAATGAGGACATGGTGCGCGCCGCATACGAGCAGGCAGCCCTGCATTATGGAGGCGTTGACATCATCGTCAACAACGCGGGACTTGCGACTTCGAGTCCTTTTGACGAGACCTCGCTGCAGGAATGGAATCTGAACATGAACGTGCTGGGAACCGGTTATTTTCTCGTGGCGAGAGAAGCCTTCAAGCTGATGAAGGAACAGGCTCTTGGCGGCAGCATGGTGTTTGTAGGCTCCAAAAATTCGATCTATGCGGGTAAAAACGCCTCAGCCTACAGCTCGGTGAAGGCGCTGGAAGCTCACCTGGCCCGCTGCATCGCCGCAGAGGGTGGTGAATACGGCATCCGCGTGAACACGATTCTTCCAGATGCGATCCTGCAGGGTTCGGCCATTTGGAACTCGAATTGGCGCAATGAGCGGGCCGCGGCTTACGGGATAGAGCCGGATCAGCTGGAGGAGCATTACCGCAAGCGCACAACACTGTTAGTCAATATTTACCCGCAGGACGTAGCCGAAGGGATTGCCTTTTTCGCCTCCTCCAAGGCGGATAAGACTACGGGCTGCATGCTGACGATCGATGGGGGAGTACCGGCAGCATTTACGCGTTGA